CCGGCCGGATAATCACCTGTCCGCAACCCGGGCACGCCCCTCGCTGCAATCTGTCGCGCAGGATCGTGAAGCCGCTGCGTTCCACCACCTTCTGTCCGCAACCCGGACAGTAGGTATTTTCCAGACCCGAATTCGGTACGTTGCCCACAAAGACGTGATGCAAGCCTTCGCCCCGTCCGATGTCGTAGGCCCGTTTCAGGGTGTCCAGGGGCGTGGGGGGACGGTCTTGCATTTGATGGCAGGGATGGAAACGCGAGACGTGCCAGGGCGTATCCTTTCCCAATTCATCGTGTACGAAACGGGCGATATCGGTCAGTTCCCTGTCCGAATCGTTTAAATCCGGAATGACCAGCGTGGTCACTTCGAGGTGCCAGCCCAATTTCTTTATGTGCGTCAGGTTTTTCAGCACCGGCCCAAGGCGGGCGGAGCAGATGTCTCGGTAGAATTCCTCCCGGAAGGACTTGATGTCGATGTTGGTGGCCTGGATCAGATTTTTGAGTTCATCCAGGCATTGCGGGCTCTGGAACCCGTTGCTGACCATGATGTTCGCCAACCCTGCCTCCTGGGCCAGGATCGCGGTTTCGCGCATGAGCTCGAAGAAGATCGTAGGCTCGGAATAGGTATAGGCCACGGACGCAGCTCCCGATGTCCGCGCCTGACGGATGATTTCTTGGGGCGAAATGCGTTCTCCCTGGGGATTCGCGCCAAGCCTCGGCGGCTGCGAAAGGCTCGCGTTCTGGCAGAACAGGCAGGCCAGATTGCAGCCCTGGGTGCCCAGAGAGAGGGTGGTGGTGCCGGGCAGGAAATGAAAGAGGGGCTTTTTTTCCACCGGATCGAGGTTCAGGGCCGCGACCTTGTCATGGGACAGGGTGTAGAGTTTGCCATCCCTGTTTTCGCGGACTCCGCATTGGCCGCGTTTGCCGTCTTCGATGCGGCAGAAATGGGCGCAAAGCTGGCATTGCAGGGTGGTGTCTTCCAAGGGACGCCAAAGTAGCGCGGGTGTGTCCATGTCTTACTCCTTGATGTGGATCTCCGGTACAATGATGATGGGGCTGGGCTCGGAATCTTCCTCCGGGGGCGCTGGCGGCGGCGTGACCTGCATCAGCGAACCGTTGTCCGGGTCTGACTGGATGATTATGCTTCCGGCATCGTTTTGGTTTCCTGCGCCGCCGACCTGCATCACGGTGTCCTGTCCTTCGCCGGAATCAATGATGATACCTGCCAGGGCCGCCTGGGCGATGAAAAGGAAAAGAAAGACAGGTACAAGAACCGACCTTGCCAACGACGTGTTTTTTGCTTTACTTGGACCATCCGTGAGTTTATGCAACGTGGCCTCCAGATGAAGAACGATTTGCAGTAATGTAGCTGGTTGAAGGCGAAGAAACAAGGAGTTGTAAATGTCCCAGCGAGACAAGGCCTATAAGGATGCCGGAGTTGATATCGAGGCGGGCAACACGTTCGTTTCCCGGATCAAATCTCTGGTCGCATCGACCTACACCAAGGGCGTTGTCAACGATATCGGTGGTTTCGGCGGTCTTTTCAAGCCGTCCATGTCCATGGTCAACGAGCCGGTGTTGGTGGCTTCCACCGATGGAGTGGGCACAAAGCTCAAGCTGGCCTTCATGTTCGACAGGCACGACACCGTCGGTATCGATCTGGTGGCCATGAGCGTCAACGATATCATTGTCCAGGGTGCGCGGCCCCTGTTTTTTCTTGATTATTTTGCCACTGGAAAGCTCGATATCGACAAGGCCGAAGCGGTCATAAAGGGCATAGTAGACGGCTGCAAGGAAGCCCAGTGCGCTCTCATTGGCGGCGAGACCGCCGAGATGCCGG
This DNA window, taken from Desulfomicrobium sp. ZS1, encodes the following:
- the amrS gene encoding AmmeMemoRadiSam system radical SAM enzyme — protein: MDTPALLWRPLEDTTLQCQLCAHFCRIEDGKRGQCGVRENRDGKLYTLSHDKVAALNLDPVEKKPLFHFLPGTTTLSLGTQGCNLACLFCQNASLSQPPRLGANPQGERISPQEIIRQARTSGAASVAYTYSEPTIFFELMRETAILAQEAGLANIMVSNGFQSPQCLDELKNLIQATNIDIKSFREEFYRDICSARLGPVLKNLTHIKKLGWHLEVTTLVIPDLNDSDRELTDIARFVHDELGKDTPWHVSRFHPCHQMQDRPPTPLDTLKRAYDIGRGEGLHHVFVGNVPNSGLENTYCPGCGQKVVERSGFTILRDRLQRGACPGCGQVIIRPENLGPAA